One segment of Primulina tabacum isolate GXHZ01 chromosome 14, ASM2559414v2, whole genome shotgun sequence DNA contains the following:
- the LOC142525140 gene encoding early nodulin-like protein 6 — translation MASNFTSPFPIIPIIILLSLVSAQCVELDVGGDSTGWAVPSAKNQQLYNDWASSNRFKVNDTLRFRYQKDSVLEVTQEEYEKCRSSHPIFFSNKGDTLFNLDRPGLFYFISGVSGHCERGLKMIVKVLELENVSTPPTNQSLSSPSSTAGSTPLGFAASGFIPLLVFTVLSSFTGTVFV, via the exons ATGGCTTCAAATTTCACAAGTCCATTTCCAATTATTCCCATAATCATATTACTATCACTGGTTTCTGCGCAGTGCGTGGAGTTGGACGTGGGCGGAGACAGTACTGGATGGGCAGTCCCTTCCGCAAAGAATCAACAATTGTACAATGATTGGGCTTCCAGCAACAGGTTTAAGGTTAACGACACCTTGA GGTTCCGGTACCAGAAGGATTCAGTGTTGGAGGTCACACAGGAAGAGTACGAGAAATGCCGATCGTCCCACCCCATATTCTTCTCCAACAAAGGCGACACCCTCTTCAATCTCGATCGCCCTGGCCTCTTTTACTTCATTAGTGGCGTCTCCGGCCACTGCGAAAGGGGACTCAAGATGATCGTAAAAGTACTCGAGCTCGAAAATGTTAGTACTCCACCCACAAACCAATCCTTATCCTCGCCGAGCAGCACCGCGGGCAGCACTCCCCTTGGTTTTGCTGCCTCTGGGTTCATACCGCTGCTAGTTTTCACGGTTCTCTCGTCGTTTACGGGTACTGTCTTCGTGTAA
- the LOC142524832 gene encoding protein EMB-1-like, which translates to MASEQTRSRAELDAKARQGETVVPGGTGGKSLEAQEHLAEGRSKGGQTRKEQMGTEGYQEMGRKGGLSSGDKSGGERVEEEGIPIDESKFTTKS; encoded by the exons ATGGCTTCAGAACAGACCAGATCAAGGGCTGAGCTTGACGCCAAGGCCAGACAAGGCGAGACTGTTGTCCCCGGTGGAACAGGCGGCAAAAGTCTCGAGGCCCAGGAGCACCTTGCTGAAG GGAGGAGCAAGGGAGGGCAGACGAGGAAAGAGCAGATGGGGACAGAGGGATACCAGGAGATGGGACGCAAGGGGGGGCTGAGCAGCGGTGATAAATCCGGCGGGGAGCGAGTTGAGGAAGAAGGAATACCTATCGATGAATCCAAGTTTACGACCAAGTCCTGA
- the LOC142524231 gene encoding clathrin light chain 2, translated as MSSSFADSFDQFGGESPVAGSNHAFEDGYFESHVPDSPSIYASGGTFPSDPVDFSAEIGSNGPILPPPEEMVHEEGYALREWRRQNAMRLEDKEKREKELLSQIIVEADQYKAEFHQKRDINREANISMNREKEKIFVASQEKFHAEADKDYWKSIADLIPKEVPAIEKRKGKKEQEKRPSILVVQGPKSGKPTDLSRMRQLLIKLKHNTPTHLKPSPPTAPDAKMDTSATPITVSPEAVAAA; from the exons ATGTCGTCTTCCTTCGCCGACTCGTTCGACCAATTCGGCGGCGAATCGCCGGTTGCCGGCTCCAACCATGCCTTCGAAGACGGTTACTTTGAGTCTCACGTCCCTGACTCCCCGTCGATTTACGCCTCCGGAGGCACATTCCCCTCCGATCCGGTGGATTTCTCTGCTGAAATCGGTTCCAATGGTCCGATTCTTCCTCCACCGGAAGAAATGGTGCATGAGGAAGGTTATGCTCTCAGAGAATGGAGAAG GCAAAATGCGATGCGACTGGAGGATAAGGAGAAAAGGGAGAAGGAGCTGTTGAGCCAAATCATCGTTGAAGCAGATCAGTACAAGGCTGAATTTCACCAAAAGAGGGATATAAACCGCGAAGCCAATATATCAATGAACAGGGAAAAGGAGAAG ATATTTGTCGCAAGCCAAGAGAAATTCCATGCAGAGGCGGACAAGGACTACTGGAAATCCATAGCCGACCTAATCCCGAAAGAAGTCCCGGCTATAGAGAAGAGGAAGGGTAAGAAGGAACAGGAAAAGAGACCTTCAATACTTGTGGTTCAAGGACCCAAGTCTGGAAAGCCAACTGATTTGTCCAGAATGCGACAATTACTCATAAAGCTGAAGCATAACACACCGACGCACCTGAAGCCTTCCCCACCGACAGCACCAGATGCTAAAATGGACACCTCTGCTACTCCGATTACAGTTTCCCCGGAGGCTGTCGCTGCTGCGTAA